In Colletotrichum higginsianum IMI 349063 chromosome 3, whole genome shotgun sequence, a genomic segment contains:
- a CDS encoding Duf1665 domain protein → MAGTATKKRTNDGRLAPPSKKQKRQDKKQTEPVADEEQSFDAVNLLDSDDDDILNANVDDGAVSDDNDSVSSADERTAPKKKTKPAHQAKKSRDAPAGTDSDSDSEEESGDDEGAPQKTKSKRNDPSAFSTSMSKILSTKLSNAKRADPVLARSAEAHQSAKAAVDLALESKARKQMRQQKKEALEKGRVRNVLVAPETENTSTGEMIETERRLRKVAQRGVVKLFNAVRAAQVKAAEAEKKARKDGVVGVVRREEKINEMSKKGFLDLIASGGGGLKKGALEEA, encoded by the coding sequence ATGGCCGGAACTGCTACTAAGAAGAGAACAAATGACGGTCGTCTCGCGCCACCgtccaagaagcagaagcgaCAAGATAAGAAGCAAACGGAGCCCGTTGCGGACGAAGAGCAAAGTTTCGACGCGGTCAACCTCctcgactcggacgacgatgacatcctcaacgccaacgtcgacgacggcgccgtctccgacgacaacgactcAGTGAGCTCCGCAGACGAGCGCACCgcgcccaagaagaagacaaaacCCGCGCATCAGGCGAAAAAGAGCAGAGATGcccccgccggcaccgactcggactcggactcggaagaagaaagcggcgacgacgagggcgcgcCCCAAAAGACAAAGTCCAAACGCAACGATccctcggccttctccaCATCCATGTCCAAGATCCTGTCGACCAAGCTCTCGAACGCGAAACGGGCGGATCCCGTACTGGCCCGCAGCGCCGAGGCCCACCAGtcggccaaggcggccgtcgacctgGCGCTCGAGTCCAAGGCGCGCAAACAGATGAGgcagcagaagaaggaggcgcTCGAGAAGGGCCGCGTGCGCAACGTGCTGGTGGcgcccgagacggagaaCACGTCGACTGGGGAGATGATTGAGACAGAGCGGCGGCTGCGCAAGGTCGCGCAGAGGGGTGTCGTCAAGCTCTTCAACGCCGTGCGGGCCGCGCAGGTCAAGGCAGCcgaggcggagaagaaggcgcgcaaggacggcgtcgtcggcgtggtgaggagggaagagaagatCAACGAGATGAGCAAGAAGGGCTTCTTGGACCTGATCGcgtccggcggcggagggctCAAGAAGGGCGCGTTGGAGGAGGCCtaa